In the genome of Thermococcus sp. MV5, the window TACCTGTTTTAGCATATAGCTTAGCCATGAACTGAAGGTACTCAATCCCCTTGAGGTTTTTATATGCTCCTGCCTCCTCTGGGAGGTAGCTTATAAGCTTCCTAACTTCCTCTGCTTCTTTAACTACATCATGACCAAAGACTTCCGCTCTTCCTCCTGTTGGAGTCAACAGGGTCGCCAAAATCTTGAGAGTTGTACTCTTACCGGCACCATTTGGCCCAATAAGTCCAAAGATTTCACCTTCTTTAATCTCAAAGCTTATCCCCTTGAGGGCCTTAACCCTCCCATAGTCCTTCTCAAGGTTCTCAACTCTTATTGCTGTCATGTGCAACCCTCCGATCATATTCGAGGAGTATAATTCCAAAGCTCGCAAACAGTATCCCGACGATGATTATGTGGCTAAAGTTCACACAGGCACCAAAAAATGCAAAAAGAAGTCCAACAAACATTAACCACCAAGCCATTTCCCTGTATTTGCTCCTAAACATCTCATTCACCTTCGTATATGAATATGTCCTCAATTTTAACCCTAAAAAACTTCGCTATTTTAAAGGCCAATTCAAGAGAGGGATTGTATTTTCCCTTCTCAATGGCTATAATAGTTTGTCTCGTGACGCCTAAGGCTCTAGCTAAATCCTCCTGTGTAAGGCCCTTCAATTCTCTGAATTCTCTGAGATGATTTCTCAATTCACATCACCCTGAGGTAGTAGTATCGAAGAGCCGCATGGCCGAAAATTGCGACAACATAGATCAGAGCTAGTAGCTTAATGGGATTCATGGAAGGAAACGCGTTTACTGCTAGTATTCCCACAAGAAGTAGCATTTGCACTACTATGAGAATTTTCTCAGATGCAAGCTGGTTTATCCTCCTCCCACGCTCGTCCTTCATTTCACCGCTCTCTTTCATGAACTTATAGAACATGAACCAGTAAAGAGCTGTTAAAGCCGCTATGAAGAGGAAAAGGGCTTCGCTACTCATTTAGATCACCTTCGAGTAATAATATCTCACTGCAAGCCTCCGTAGGCGGCGGCAATAATGGCTCCGAGCAACAAGCTTGCAACACCAAGAATTATGCTACCTCTGTTCGAAACAGCAATAAATAGTGCAAGAAGGGTTACAAATATTATCCCCCAGCCAAACCAGTATTTTGCCTTCATTCACATCACCCATGTAAAGTTTCCTTTACGTAAAGGTTCCTTTACATCCTTATAAACTTTTCGCACTGACCATTCACTATTCAACACTCTCAATAATTTCAAAGAACTTTGTGTCTATTTTTTAAGCCAATGATAAAGCATCGAGGCCAGATATGAATATATGAGGAGTTGCACTGCAACAAAAAAGTATCTATTGAGGAGTTCAAACTCTTCTGTTCCATAACTACTCGCCAATTTCACATGGAAAATGTTGCTATTATTGGAGCATAAAGCTCAAGGCTGACCTCCTCTCCATCCTGAGGGGTGAGGGTTCCAACGAGTTAACTCTTAACCATTGACGGGGAAGTTTGAGGGGTTTCATTCAAACCCAACTCAAAGCGGACTTTCAGCCCCTCTGGGCGAGTAAACCGCCCAAATTCGGGGTTATGGTTTTCACCACTTTCTTCAAAATATTAAACGCTCCAACCAAGTCGGCGTTCATCACAAACCCCCTCAATAAGGTTCTAAAGGTGCAATCACATTACCCGCCCATAGTAGTAGTGCGAAATTAGAAGTACCAACGCACCGAGTGCTAAAGGGATTATAAGCTTTGTAGCTACCTCTTTGTTTCCATTGCTATACTCCCATAGATATTCCAAAAAGAGCAGAAAGCTCATTACAATATAACCATTACGGGCACTTCTAGTATCTATGAGCTCCGTTCTCTCGTCCTCAACCTTCTGAACGCGAGAATTGTAATACCAAGTAAGCAGATAGCTAAGCAAAAACCCCACCACAAAGACCCCTACTGCCAAAAGTGCCTTACCTGACTTGGTCGAATATGCCAAACCAATTATCATACCCGTGATAAGAATTGCAAGCAAGTGTTCATACCTTACTTTCATTGCATAATCACCACTATAATATTCATCATGTAAAGTTTACTTTACGTAAAGTAAACTTTACGTATATATAAAGCTTGTGGTCTAATATCCTTTACTTTGTAAAAGAATAAAGCAAAGAGTAAAAATAACCAGAACTAAAAACTGTACAAGAGAAGATATAGCAAGAGAATCTAAGAACCTTGGAGTTTTTCTTTAATAATCGAAATTCTCCTGAGCTTTGATTTGACTGCAAGTTTGTTGTGATCTACGACTATAAACTCTCCAATGCTCTTGACAGCTTTCATAGGTATCAAAAGAAGACCTTCATGATCAGTGACAAACTCACTTGTGTCCAAATTCTCATCTGGTTCAGCCACTATAACTAAAATCTCCCCTGTCTCTTCATCAAAGCTTAAATCGTAGAGCCATCCAAGCCTTATTCCGGTATCAGTTATAATCTCCATATCCCTAAGTTTTGATGCTCTGACCTTTACCATTTTATACCCCCCAGCTTTTGCCTATAGTGAAAATCGACTTTTTTCTATAAAATCTTTTCTAAAATTGAAAAAAATCAAAGAGTGAAATAATCTACTTCCCTACGCTCTTCTCCCCTAGCTCCTTTTCTACTTTCTTCAAACCGGCGATAATAGTCAAGCATGTATTTCGTTATGCTGGGTTTAACTTTCTTCATAGCTTCATCAAAGTCCCTTTTTGAAACTTTGAGCTTCTCTAAGAACTCTTCAGCTTGTTCTTCCACCAGTTCTCTTGGTGTTCTTGAAACCGATCTTCTAAGTGCCACGAATGCAGCCTCTCTAACAAGTGCAGCCAGATCAGCCCCACTATATCCTTCAGTTCTTTTTGCAAGCTCCTCCAAACTTACATCGGCTGCAAGTGGTACCCTCCGGGTGTGGACTCTAAGTATCTCAAGCCTTGCCTTTTCATCCGGAGCTGGAACGAGAAGTAATCTATCAAATCTACCAGGCCTTAGTAGTGCAGGGTCAAGAATGTCAGGCCTATTAGTAGCGGCTATTACGACAACACCACTATTCTCTTCAATACCATCCATCTCAGTTAACAGCTGATTAATAAGCCTATCTGTAACCCTATCGGCTTCACCTCCCCTCATTGGGGCTATAGAGTCAATTTCATCAATGAAAACTACTGTAGGGGCAGCTTGTCTAGCCTTTCTAAATATCTCCCGAACTCTCTTCTCACTTTCGCCAACCCACTTGCTCAAAACCTCTGGACCCCTAATTCCAATAAAGTTAGCCTCACTTTCGTTAGCAACAGCCTTAGCTAAAAGAGTCTTACCAGTTCCTGGAGGCCCATAAAGCAGAATACCCTTGGGAGGAGTTATCCCCAGTCTTTGGAATGCCTTGGGGTATTTTAAGGGCCACTCCACTGCTTCTTTTAATTCCTGCTTCACACTTTCAAGACCTCCTATATCGTCCCACCTAACATTGGGAACTTCAATCAGAACCTCTCTAAGTGCAGATGGTTCTATCATCTTCAATGCTTCATAGAAATCATTTTTTGTAACCTTGAGCTCTTGAAGAACCTCTCGAGGTATCTTCTCTTCTTCGGGATTAATTTTGCCTTCAGTAATGAGCCTTCTCAAGACAACCATTGCGGCTTCTCTTGCCAGCGCTGCCAGATCAGCACCCACAAACCCATGAGTCCTTTCAGCCAGCTCTTCAAGCATGAGATCAATGAGTCTTACCCTAACCTCCTTATATATATCGCTTTCCTCCTTTAGTATCGCTTTAATTTCACTCTCATCTCTAACATTCTCAAGTTTTTCCATGATGGAGTCTAGTTTGTCTTTATCAAATGTTTCTCTCTTTCTAAGTCCTTTTAGGACTCTAAGAACATTCCTCTTATCATAATCTGGCTCAAGCGGCATGCCTCTTGTGTGAATTTGAAGTATTTCTTTTCTCCCCTGCTTGTCAGGAACACCAACCTCAATCTCCCTATCAAACCTACCTGGTCTCCTCAAAGCAGGATCTAACGCATCAGGCCTGTTGGTAGCAGCAATTACGATAACTTTCCCCCTACTCTGCAATCCATCCATCAAAGTAAGTAGTTGTGAAACAACCCTCTTCTCAACCTCTCCTGTGACTTCTTCTCTTTTCGGAGCGATTGCATCAATCTCATCAATAAAAATTATGCTCGGAGCATTTTCTTCAGCCTCTTTAAATATCTCCCTCAATCTCTCTTCGCTTTCTCCGTAGTACTTGCTCATGATTTCTGGGCCGTTAATGGCTATGAAGTGAGCATTAGCCTCATTAGCAACAGCCTTAGCCAAAAGAGTCTTACCAGTACCAGGAGGACCATACAACAAAACACCCTTCGGCGGTTCAATCCCAAGTCTCTCAAAGAGCTCCGGGTGCTTTAAAGGAAGCTCTACCATTTCCCTGATCTTTTG includes:
- a CDS encoding helix-turn-helix transcriptional regulator, yielding MRNHLREFRELKGLTQEDLARALGVTRQTIIAIEKGKYNPSLELAFKIAKFFRVKIEDIFIYEGE
- a CDS encoding DUF2178 domain-containing protein, translating into MKVRYEHLLAILITGMIIGLAYSTKSGKALLAVGVFVVGFLLSYLLTWYYNSRVQKVEDERTELIDTRSARNGYIVMSFLLFLEYLWEYSNGNKEVATKLIIPLALGALVLLISHYYYGRVM
- a CDS encoding PRC-barrel domain-containing protein, whose translation is MVKVRASKLRDMEIITDTGIRLGWLYDLSFDEETGEILVIVAEPDENLDTSEFVTDHEGLLLIPMKAVKSIGEFIVVDHNKLAVKSKLRRISIIKEKLQGS
- a CDS encoding CDC48 family AAA ATPase, with the translated sequence MIFGKEEVKEEIKLRVAEALKRDVGRGVVRFDRRYQKQLGVGPGDIVELEGERKTAAIVENAHPDDRGLDIIRMDGYIRRNAGVSIGDYITLRKAEVQEARKVVLAPAQRGVYLQIPGELVKRNLLGRPVVKGDLIVASGRETEIYTGSPFDELFRGFLESLPLGFGELKFIVVSTAPKGIVQITYNTEIEVLPQAVEVKEEKVPEVTYEDIGGLRDAVQKIREMVELPLKHPELFERLGIEPPKGVLLYGPPGTGKTLLAKAVANEANAHFIAINGPEIMSKYYGESEERLREIFKEAEENAPSIIFIDEIDAIAPKREEVTGEVEKRVVSQLLTLMDGLQSRGKVIVIAATNRPDALDPALRRPGRFDREIEVGVPDKQGRKEILQIHTRGMPLEPDYDKRNVLRVLKGLRKRETFDKDKLDSIMEKLENVRDESEIKAILKEESDIYKEVRVRLIDLMLEELAERTHGFVGADLAALAREAAMVVLRRLITEGKINPEEEKIPREVLQELKVTKNDFYEALKMIEPSALREVLIEVPNVRWDDIGGLESVKQELKEAVEWPLKYPKAFQRLGITPPKGILLYGPPGTGKTLLAKAVANESEANFIGIRGPEVLSKWVGESEKRVREIFRKARQAAPTVVFIDEIDSIAPMRGGEADRVTDRLINQLLTEMDGIEENSGVVVIAATNRPDILDPALLRPGRFDRLLLVPAPDEKARLEILRVHTRRVPLAADVSLEELAKRTEGYSGADLAALVREAAFVALRRSVSRTPRELVEEQAEEFLEKLKVSKRDFDEAMKKVKPSITKYMLDYYRRFEESRKGARGEERREVDYFTL